The genomic segment GCGAAGCTCCGCTCGTCTCTGTTCGTCGGTGTGCTTGCTGGATACGCGCCGGGACCTCCGGGGGTCTTGAACGATTGTGCGCCATGTCCGGCGCGCGGCGGCCGGTGTGCATCGCTCTGCGGCGGTCGTGCCGGCAGACGCGACGCTTCAAACCGAATGAACATTGCACTATCCTTTCCCGCAGAAGCCTTGGCGTTCCCTGGAACAGGGGAGCGGGCATTGCGGAAACACGGCCACTTCCGTCCCGACGACATCGACGATTGCCGTTTGCGGGGGGCTGCTTGATGCCTCGATGCATTCGCTGGAGATGATTGGAACAACCGGAACCGCGATGAGATGCGCGCAGAATTCGACAGGCATCCCGGCGACAGGGTCCACACGCTCGATGACGGCAAGGCCGGTATCCGGCGGATGGAGGTGTTTCTCCATGGCGCGCCCTACTCGCTGCACCGCCATGACAGCTATGCGATCGGGGTGACGCTTGCCGGGCTTCAGTGCTTTTCCTATCGGGGGCGCCGGCACAGGGCCCGGCCCGGGCAGATCCACGTCCTTTTTCCCGACGAGCTGCACGACGGCGCGGCGGGAACCGAAACGGGCTTCGGCTATCGCATTGCCTATATCGATCCCGGTTTCCTGCAGCAGGCGCTGGGCGGGCGCGCATTGCCGTTCGTCCGCAACCCGGTGCTGACGGCGAATGCGGCCTGGGCCTCCATGCTTGACAAGCTTTGGGACCCGGAGCTTTGCAGCGACGAGGTCATGCGGACGGAATTTGCGGTCGAGGCGACAGACTGCCTCGAAGCCGCCGCCGGAAGCCGGTCGCCGGACCGCCCCGGTACCATTGCATTCGACCGCCTGCTTGAGGTGCGCGAGGCCATCGCGCAGGATCCGGTCCGGCGTCTCGACATGGCCGAACTCGAACGCCTTGCCGACATGGACCGTTGGAGCCTGGCGCGCGGCTTTCGCGCGGCATTCGGGACCAGCCCGAGCCGGTTCCGCATGATGCGGCAACTGGAACATGCGCGCGATCGCCTCGAGGCCGGCATGCCCCTGGCCGAGGCCGCGCTGGATGCCGGCTTTGCCGATCAAAGCCACATGACCAGACGGTTCCGCGACGCCTTCGGCATGTCGCCGC from the Kaustia mangrovi genome contains:
- a CDS encoding helix-turn-helix transcriptional regulator, which codes for MRAEFDRHPGDRVHTLDDGKAGIRRMEVFLHGAPYSLHRHDSYAIGVTLAGLQCFSYRGRRHRARPGQIHVLFPDELHDGAAGTETGFGYRIAYIDPGFLQQALGGRALPFVRNPVLTANAAWASMLDKLWDPELCSDEVMRTEFAVEATDCLEAAAGSRSPDRPGTIAFDRLLEVREAIAQDPVRRLDMAELERLADMDRWSLARGFRAAFGTSPSRFRMMRQLEHARDRLEAGMPLAEAALDAGFADQSHMTRRFRDAFGMSPRQWRLASRTA